A section of the Babesia microti strain RI chromosome I, complete genome genome encodes:
- a CDS encoding minichromosome maintenance protein 4 (cell division control protein) (overlaps_old_locusTagID:BBM_I03255), whose translation MSNNRSSNTLHNNSQDNFSNDTQNTPNGTPLNSNNIPIPFQSSTNTGSQSNRNNTQDGRTLAFDGHSMRRRSSINETPVRQFRNVDDQVDQGSISMRRRRVLNESIDTQHDTQYTQYGKTPMVIRRIRAARGDIGDMGREFLMQDFEIERLPYIVDEEIDQVYERFTNFFYDFNPLNYPDILTDLDNEIIINSSTNEIQELSYYAKKLLKIVEMTSEKTFPVDLAHIALFDRKLYHLIVNYPADCICEIDKIVRKCFEKLTTLVFNITESAIIPRIVLYNKPEFDTSRLLGPKDIETLVSLKGIVVRFSNVIPEMTMAAFRCNGYKQSGLNRVTCNNEIYEHVIQGDVIEPMLCKNCGSRNSFELVHNMCCFTSKQLIKLIELPEVLGKGQFPASISLYAYDECIDAAKPGDRVEITGIFRASGVRMNPRMRNLSTIFKTFINVLHIRKIDKNSVKVPQMGIFDSTEEGKAEHLHLSPELISQILNLSRDKNIYEKLIKSFAPSIYGRDDVKMGLLCQLFGGSKNDNTRSDIHILLCGDPSTAKSQFLQYVHKLSLRGIYTSGKGSSQVGLTAYVGKDPETREYILESGAVVLSDRGICCIDEFDKMNESARTVLHEVMEQQTVTIAKAGIVATLNARTAILASANPINSRYDRRKAVVENINLPPSLFSRFDLIYLIIDTANEIEDRALALSICSNFSDTQDVAPIDPHLFASYISYARANCNPKLTPNAKEIIISEYLRLRSNDSVHTLFNGSTLSNKAPSASTRQLEALIRLSQAVAKMRLSHTVEVGDVQEATRLMKVATFASLIDPSSGKIDFDQLHIGQTLVNMDRMREVKSVILKGIDVEPSNKDELYKVCQANLPKWFDYKLFDDALFDLESSLSITVLQNGDVKRTIF comes from the exons ATGTCCAACAATCGCAGTTCAAATACCTTGCATAATAATTCCCAGGACAATTTCTCGAACGACACACAAAATACTCCAAATGGTACCCCGTTAAATAGCAACAATATACCAATCCCCTTCCAGTCCTCTACCAACACTGGTTCCCAATCAAATCGCAACAACACTCAGGATGGAAGGACTCTCGCCTTTGATGGACACTCAATGCGTAGGAGATCTAGCATTAATGAAACCCCCGTGAGGCAATTCAGAAATGTTGATGATCAGGTAGATCAGGGATCAATTTCCATGCGTAGAAGAAGAGTGTTGAATGAGAGTATTGATACTCAACATGACACTCAATATACGCAGTATGGTAAGACTCCTATGGTGATAAGAAGAATTCGGGCAGCTAGGGGAGATATAGGCGATATGGGCAGGGAATTCTTGATGCAGGATTTTGAAATTGAGCGGCTTCCATACATTGTGGACGAGGAAATTGATCAAGTTTACGAGCGATTTACCAACTTCTTTTACGATTTTAATCCTTTAAATTATCCAGACATATTGACTGATCttgataatgaaataattatcaactCCAGCACAAATGAAATCCAAGAGCTCAGCTACTATGCTAAGAAACTATTAAAGATAGTGGAAATGACCAGTGAAAAGACTTTCCCAGTAGATCTAGCCCATATTGCACTATTTGACCGCAAGCTATACCATTTGATAGTAAATTACCCTGCAGATTGCATCTGTGAGATCGATAAAATCGTGAGAAAGTGTTTTGAAAAACTGACGACACTGGTCTTTAATATTACCGAATCCGCCATCATACCTAGGATTGTGTTGTACAATAAACCCGAATTTGACACATCCAGACTATTGGGACCCAAGGACATTGAGACCCTGGTGTCTCTTAAGGGCATTGTGGTACGTTTTTCAAATGTAATTCCCGAAATGACGATGGCGGCTTTCCGCTGTAATGGATACAAGCAAAGTGGATTAAATCGCGTCACATGCAACAACGAAATATATGAGCACGTCATTCAAGGCGATGTGATAGAGCCCATGCtatgcaaaaattgtggCTCAAGAAATTCATTCGAACTAGTGCATAATATGTGCTGTTTCACTAGCAAGCAATTAATCAAGTTGATTGAATTACCGGAGGTGCTAGGTAAAGGCCAGTTTCCAGCTTCAATATCGTTGTATGCCTATGATGAATGCATTGACGCGGCTAAACCAGGTGACAGGGTTGAAATCACTGGAATTTTTCGTGCATCAGGTGTGAGAATGAATCCCAGAATGCGCAACTTATCTACAATCTTCAAGACATTTATTAACGTGCTACACATTAGgaaaattgacaaaaattCTGTTAAGGTTCCCCAAATGGGAATATTTGATTCGACAGAGGAGGGTAAAGCAGAACATCTTCATTTGTCTCCTGAACTAATATCTCAAATACTTAATCTGTCAAGGGACAAAAACATATACGAGAAATTAATAAAGTCATTCGCCCCTTCCATATATGGAAGGGACGATGTAAAGATGGGTTTACTTTGCCAATTATTTGGGGGatctaaaaatgataacACGAGGAGCGATATACACATATTGTTATGTGGAGATCCATCGACGGCTAAAAGTCAGTTCCTTCAGTATGTACATAAATTGTCGCTTAGAGGAATTTATACATCGGGAAAAGGGAGCAGCCAAGTAGGTTTAACGGCATATGTTGGTAAAGATCCCGAGACGCGCgaatatatattggaaTCTGGCGCTGTTGTATTGTCTGACCGTGGAATATGTTGTATTGACGAATTTGACAAGATGAATGAATCGGCACGCACTGTTTTACATGAA GTTATGGAACAACAGACGGTCACTATTGCCAAAGCCGGAATAGTTGCAACGTTAAATGCTAGAACCGCAATTCTTGCGTCAGCCAATCCAATTAATTCAAG gtaTGATCGTCGCAAAGCTGTGGTTGAGAATATCAATTTACCCCCATCTCTATTTAGTCGATTTGATTTGATATACTTGATAATCGACACTGCAAATGAGATTGAGGATAGGGCGTTGGCTTTATCCATTTGCTCCAATTTTTCGGACACCCAAGATGTTGCTCCTATAGATCCTCACCTCTTTGCATCATACATTAGCTACGCCCGTGCAAATTGCAACCCCAAACTTACTCCTAATGCCAAGGAGATCATTATATCTGAATACCTCCGTTTACGTTCAAATGACTCAGTCCATACACTCTTCAACGGATCAACGTTATCTAACAAGGCACCTTCGGCGAGTACTAGGCAATTGGAGGCTCTGATTAGGCTGTCACAGGCGGTGGCCAAGATGCGATTGTCCCATACGGTGGAAGTTGGGGATGTACAAGAGGCCACTAGGCTAATGAAGGTAGCAACATTTGCCAGCCTTATAGACCCTTCAAGCGGAAAGATAGACTTTGATCAGTTGCACATAGGTCAGACTTTGGTTAATATGGATAGGATGAGGG
- a CDS encoding hypothetical protein (overlaps_old_locusTagID:BBM_I03257): MEHNYCNYQSQHNPRINTCTYMVIYKYLNNNTK; the protein is encoded by the coding sequence ATGGAACACAATTACTGCAATTACCAATCACAACATAATCCACGCATCAACACATGCACATATAtggtaatatataaatatttgaataataacacaaaataa